The Solanum lycopersicum chromosome 6, SLM_r2.1 genome has a window encoding:
- the LOC138349337 gene encoding uncharacterized protein, which produces MASMRTELGLVLKHVTGVKRNNFNRGNYANRNDQSGPYVLPQNREVARRDGRCSMARVVDMLQKMMRRFDASDENAKELRGDLDNIGQKVDAHAVSIKHLELQMVQLSTNVNPRQPGTLPSNTIQNTKNDGHCMVVTTRGCKQTIDPLMLFVVEDEVRKDDKIVEASGELVDKAVKEAEIPQKVIPIPRPPPPFPQRLVKKTEDCKYQHFITILKQLSINVQLIKSLEQMLDYVKFMKDMVTKERSVSFEDDDLMQHCSAIATRSLVQKKEYPGAFTIPWTIGLLHFAKALCDLGASINLMSLSILKKLGLGDPKPTAMQ; this is translated from the exons atggcttcaatgagaactgagctcgggttggtattgaaacatgtcactggggtgaaGAGAAA CAACTTCAACCGGGGTAATTATGCTAACAGAAACGATCAAAGTGGGCCCTATGTTCTACCTCAAAATCGAGAAGTTGCTCGTAGGGATGGTAGATGTAGTATGGCACGAGTTGTAGATATGTTACAAaagatgatgaggaggtttgatgctagtgatgagaatGCTAAGGAGTTGAGAGGTGATTTGGATAATATCGGGCAAAAGGTGGATGCACATGCTGTCTCtatcaagcatcttgagttgcaaatggtcCAATTATCTACTAATGTGAACCCACGTCAACCgggtactcttcctagcaataccattcaaaatacaaaaaatgatggacattgcatGGTGGTCACTACTCGAGGgtgtaagcaaaccattgatccactTATGCTGTTTGTAGTAGAAGATGAGGTGAGAAAAGATGATAAGATAGTGGAAGCAAGTGGTGAGCTGGTAGACAAAGCGGTGAAAGAAGCAGAGATACCCCAAAAGGTGATCCCcattcctagaccaccaccaccattcCCACAAAGATTAGTGAAGAAGACCGAGGATTGTAAATACCAgcattttattactattttgaaacagctttccatcaatgtccaATTGATAAAATCTCTTGAACAAATGCTCGATTATgtcaagtttatgaaagatatggttacAAAGGAGAGATCGgtaagttttgaggatgatgacctaatgcaacattgtagtgctattgctacaaggtctcttgtgcaaaagaaagaatatccgggcgctttcactattccatggACCATCGGTTTGTTACACTTTGCTAAAGCACTATGTGATCTCGGTGCAAGTATAAATCTCATGTCTCTCTCCATTCTTAAGAAACTAGGTTtaggtgacccaaagcccactgcaatGCAGTAA
- the LOC138349338 gene encoding uncharacterized protein, with protein MNHRESPPMKPSIDEALKLELKALPLYLRYVFLGRDDTLPVIIALDLNVEQVECLVEVLKRFKRAISWTIVDIIGIPPDICSHKIQLMCDHKPSIEHQRHLNPPMQEVVKKEIIKWLDAVVIYPIADSSWRRPFGLCNAPATFQRCMMSIFSDMVEDTIEVFMDDFSVVGDSFDRRLSHLNEVLKRCEDFNLVLNWEKCHFMVKEGTVLGHRISEKGIEVDRAKVEVIERLPPPISLK; from the exons atgaatcatcgcgagtctccacccaTGAAACCATCTATAGATGAGGCCCTAAAATTagagcttaaggctctaccactttatttgaggtatgtattcttgggaagAGATGACACTTTGCCAGTTATCATTGCATTGGATTTGAATGTGGAACAAGTAGAGTGTCTGGTAGAAGTGTTAAAGAGGTTCAAACGAGCCATAAGTTGGACTATtgtggacattattgggatcccacCTGATATTTGTTCACACAAAATTCAACTCATGTGCGATcacaagccaagtattgagcaccaaagacATTTGAATCCACCAATGCAAGAGGTAGTTAAGAAAGAgattattaagtggttggatgccgtaGTCATATATCCTATCgcagatagtagttgg AGGAGGCCTTTTGGGTTGTGTAATGCGCCGGCTacttttcagagatgtatgatgtcgatattctccgatatggtggaggacaccaTTGAGGTATTTATGGATGACTTCTCAGTTGTTGGCGACTCTTTTGATCGTCGTTTGAGTCACTTGAACGAGGTTCtcaaaagatgtgaagattttaaccttgtgctaaattgggaaaaatgtcacttcatggtgaaagagggtactGTATTGGGCCATCGCATCTCAGAGAAggggatagaggttgatcgagccaaagttgaggttatagagagacttcctccaCCAATCTCTTTAAagtga